One region of Streptomyces sp. CG4 genomic DNA includes:
- a CDS encoding ATP/GTP-binding protein, protein MDSAAPYLTGQATESASGPVLGLFTGIVHTVGWTVTYWYVPAAAAVMVWAVSEMVVRRLARKASAERMALELVPSRHFDPGLEEIFRRGVQLARASTSMPWWAPRRTKAVQIRLRADGSSPLRYRIEGPAGGERLLSITPFGPQVTVNRAGPIVDKPREHVVRAEFILRGKPTAPLREVPLAPDPLQPLIDAVSDLRAQLGDLAEIRLDIQRAPKWVLRARRLQLMTDARRAERREAQRAARWVRQDATGIEDSLTWQLQQLAAGKQGGSAGGRRLVMPPVPRRVDPADALGKLAEDDHLVRVQLLVMCASNTEGRAQARLAQLQAALDVFGGGSRWAMRGWRVGPWRLGADRWPSRRGFERRWTLGHCQPPRPNWVRLEELTGLLKPPTAHCRLPLLAGDLPTFEYGDAELLLQGIYRGPDGRRRLVATYARETLFEVGVGKAGGGKTERALAQAIGWAHAGGGLMFVDPHRDSWPRALPFLAHDHLMQRIALIDLNASGSAPQVSSWNPLGMHQGQAAHEVVEAVTDAYAAALGWDDASAPRALTILTAALAVLVAVNQAACAAGRPQDQATVFHVRALLTDPAFRTAALTTAAGHLDEETRSWWHTIFPTLPPDAFGVVLNPIARLAANPVTRAFLGQPAGVYNIRTAMDSRMIVWVCPGGNGPTDRLITALLARDLLRAVRSRRDTPEDQRVPFRPYFDELITLTGAAPETIASMFEDFRKYKVHVHGMTQLLGRLPQAVRLSLVQNASTLASTAGSQSAVAAITSEWGDKPSPDVVATLDRFEHYMSLTVEGRRIGPVRITGPHLDEVFADYARPRQAAALERSAQAMAGAAPLATLTARATDQLHRVSDFLTQHAPTTAPAVRLQKKGYQ, encoded by the coding sequence GTGGATTCCGCAGCCCCGTACCTGACCGGCCAGGCCACCGAGTCGGCGTCCGGCCCGGTACTCGGCCTGTTCACCGGCATCGTCCACACTGTCGGCTGGACGGTCACCTACTGGTATGTGCCCGCCGCGGCCGCCGTCATGGTGTGGGCCGTGAGCGAGATGGTGGTGCGCCGCCTGGCGCGGAAGGCCTCGGCCGAGCGGATGGCGCTGGAGCTTGTGCCCTCGCGCCACTTCGACCCCGGCTTGGAGGAGATCTTCCGCCGGGGGGTACAGCTGGCCCGGGCGTCGACGAGTATGCCGTGGTGGGCGCCGCGCCGTACGAAGGCGGTGCAGATCCGGTTGCGAGCCGACGGCTCCAGCCCGTTGCGCTATCGCATCGAAGGCCCCGCGGGCGGCGAACGTCTGCTGTCGATCACCCCGTTCGGCCCGCAGGTGACCGTGAACCGGGCCGGTCCCATTGTCGACAAGCCCCGTGAGCACGTGGTGCGGGCGGAGTTCATCCTGCGAGGCAAACCCACCGCTCCGCTGCGTGAGGTACCCCTGGCCCCCGACCCGCTGCAGCCGCTGATCGACGCCGTCTCCGACCTGCGTGCCCAGCTGGGCGACCTGGCCGAGATCCGCCTCGACATCCAGCGGGCACCCAAGTGGGTGCTGCGGGCGCGCCGCCTGCAGCTGATGACGGATGCGCGCCGCGCGGAGCGGCGCGAGGCCCAACGGGCCGCCCGCTGGGTGCGGCAGGACGCCACCGGCATCGAGGACTCGCTGACGTGGCAGCTGCAGCAGCTGGCCGCGGGCAAGCAAGGCGGCAGCGCGGGTGGGCGCCGTCTGGTCATGCCTCCCGTACCCCGCCGGGTCGACCCGGCCGACGCGCTGGGCAAGCTCGCCGAGGACGACCACCTGGTCCGCGTGCAGCTGCTCGTGATGTGCGCGTCGAACACCGAGGGCCGCGCCCAGGCCCGGCTCGCCCAGCTCCAGGCCGCCCTGGACGTGTTCGGCGGCGGCTCACGGTGGGCCATGCGCGGGTGGCGGGTGGGCCCGTGGCGGCTCGGGGCCGACCGCTGGCCCAGCCGCCGCGGCTTCGAACGCCGCTGGACGCTGGGGCACTGCCAGCCGCCCCGGCCGAACTGGGTACGCCTGGAGGAGCTGACGGGGCTGCTCAAGCCGCCCACCGCGCACTGCCGCCTGCCGCTGCTGGCGGGAGATCTGCCGACCTTCGAGTACGGGGATGCCGAGCTGCTGCTGCAGGGCATCTACCGAGGCCCGGACGGCCGCAGACGCCTGGTCGCCACCTACGCCAGGGAGACGCTGTTCGAAGTCGGGGTGGGCAAGGCCGGCGGCGGCAAGACCGAACGTGCCCTCGCCCAGGCGATCGGCTGGGCCCACGCCGGCGGCGGGCTGATGTTCGTCGACCCCCACCGCGACTCCTGGCCTCGCGCCCTGCCGTTCTTGGCCCACGACCACCTCATGCAGCGGATCGCGCTCATCGACCTCAACGCAAGCGGGTCCGCCCCGCAGGTGAGTTCGTGGAACCCGCTGGGCATGCACCAGGGCCAGGCGGCGCACGAGGTCGTCGAGGCAGTCACCGACGCCTACGCAGCCGCACTGGGCTGGGACGACGCCAGCGCACCCCGCGCGCTCACCATCCTCACCGCCGCCCTGGCCGTGCTGGTGGCCGTCAACCAGGCGGCCTGCGCCGCGGGGCGGCCGCAGGACCAGGCCACCGTCTTCCACGTGCGGGCGCTGCTCACCGACCCCGCCTTCCGCACCGCGGCACTGACCACGGCGGCCGGGCACCTCGATGAGGAGACCCGCTCCTGGTGGCACACCATCTTCCCCACCCTGCCCCCCGACGCGTTCGGCGTCGTCCTCAACCCCATCGCCCGCCTCGCCGCCAACCCCGTCACCCGTGCCTTCCTCGGCCAGCCGGCCGGCGTCTACAACATCCGCACCGCGATGGACTCACGGATGATCGTGTGGGTGTGCCCGGGCGGGAACGGGCCCACCGACCGGCTGATCACCGCTCTGCTCGCCCGGGATCTGCTGCGTGCCGTGCGCTCCCGCCGCGACACCCCGGAAGACCAGCGGGTGCCCTTCCGCCCGTACTTCGACGAGCTGATCACCCTGACCGGTGCGGCCCCGGAGACGATCGCCTCTATGTTCGAGGACTTCCGCAAGTACAAGGTCCACGTCCACGGCATGACACAGCTGCTGGGACGCCTGCCCCAGGCGGTGCGGCTGTCCCTGGTCCAGAACGCCTCCACTCTGGCGTCCACAGCCGGCTCGCAGTCTGCCGTCGCTGCGATCACCTCGGAGTGGGGCGACAAACCCAGCCCGGACGTCGTCGCCACCCTGGACCGGTTCGAGCACTACATGTCGCTGACCGTCGAAGGCCGGCGCATCGGCCCCGTCCGGATCACCGGCCCGCACCTGGACGAGGTGTTCGCCGACTACGCCCGCCCCCGCCAGGCGGCGGCACTGGAGCGCTCAGCCCAGGCGATGGCCGGCGCGGCACCTCTTGCCACGCTCACGGCCCGGGCCACCGACCAGCTGCACCGCGTGAGCGACTTCCTCACCCAGCACGCCCCCACCACCGCACCGGCCGTACGGCTGCAGAAGAAGGGATATCAGTGA
- a CDS encoding replication-relaxation family protein — MTTAIETVTSGRTPSPVEPLPYQLLAALGQHRMATTQQLHDLLRPGTARQTVSAPLNRLRREGLVDYTVLPQSNRSRAWYLTSEGARLTRDFPALRGRPPYPITSATAASLKTPHTLTVVRTHLAFVADARRRGDEHGHLDWTPEVSHPLSDGEKIITDAVMHYTLIGDDQRTKLRAFVEVDRATMGSERLAAKLIEYARLWAYEPQPVGRPRSRQTVAQGAVWLRWYPVFPRVLFVLTGASRYVLDNRISDLQAMVAQHPLVATLARQVPLGAAVLEDLELQGPSGDVWAPLAGGKPRPWTDL; from the coding sequence GTGACCACCGCCATCGAAACCGTCACGTCCGGGCGCACTCCAAGCCCCGTCGAGCCGCTGCCGTATCAGCTCCTGGCCGCACTCGGCCAGCACCGCATGGCGACCACACAGCAGCTCCACGACCTGCTGCGCCCCGGCACGGCACGCCAGACCGTCTCCGCGCCGCTGAACAGACTGCGCCGCGAGGGCCTGGTGGACTACACGGTGCTGCCGCAGTCCAACCGCTCCCGGGCCTGGTACCTGACGAGCGAGGGCGCACGGCTGACCCGGGACTTCCCCGCGCTGCGCGGCCGACCCCCCTATCCGATCACCTCGGCCACGGCTGCCTCGTTGAAGACGCCGCACACCCTGACCGTGGTCCGCACCCACCTGGCGTTCGTCGCCGACGCCCGCCGGCGCGGCGACGAACACGGTCACCTGGACTGGACACCCGAGGTCTCCCACCCGCTCAGCGACGGCGAAAAGATCATTACGGACGCGGTGATGCACTACACCCTCATCGGTGACGACCAGCGGACAAAACTGCGGGCGTTCGTCGAGGTCGACCGGGCGACCATGGGCAGCGAACGACTGGCGGCGAAGCTGATCGAGTACGCGCGGCTGTGGGCGTACGAGCCACAGCCCGTCGGCCGGCCACGCTCCCGGCAGACGGTAGCCCAGGGAGCCGTCTGGCTGCGCTGGTATCCCGTGTTCCCCCGGGTGCTGTTCGTGCTGACCGGTGCCTCCCGGTACGTCCTGGACAACCGGATCAGCGACTTGCAGGCCATGGTCGCGCAGCACCCGCTCGTAGCCACACTGGCCAGACAGGTGCCGCTGGGCGCGGCAGTCCTGGAGGACCTCGAACTTCAGGGGCCTTCCGGCGATGTGTGGGCGCCCCTTGCAGGTGGCAAGCCACGCCCATGGACCGACCTGTGA
- a CDS encoding IS256 family transposase translates to MLVDRARNDGLQLTGEGGLLQQLTKRVLESAPEGEITDHVGYGKHDAAGRNSGNSRNGTRTKTVLTDVGPVEVKVPRDVAGTFEPQIVKKRQRRLTGVDEMVLSLSAKGLTHGEISAHLAEVYGAEVSKQTITTITDKVMEGMAEWQSRPLDRVYPVVFVDAINVKIRDGHVANRPIYIAMAVTVEGTRDILGIWAGDGGEGAKHWLSVFTELRNRGVEDVLMLVCDGLKGLPDAVETVWPRTVVQTCIVHLIRNSIRYVARQDWDKVAKDLKPVYTAPGEATATERFLEFSEKWGTKYPAVIKLWSDAWAEMVPFLSFDVEIRKVICSTNAIESVNARIRKAVRARGHFPSENAALKCVYMALMSLDPTGKGRRRWTMRWKAPLNAFQIAFEGRLTPTTSN, encoded by the coding sequence ATGCTGGTCGACCGCGCCCGCAATGACGGGCTGCAGCTGACCGGGGAGGGCGGGCTGCTGCAGCAGCTGACGAAGCGGGTGCTGGAGTCCGCCCCGGAGGGCGAGATCACCGACCATGTCGGCTATGGCAAGCACGACGCGGCGGGCCGGAACAGCGGCAACAGCCGCAACGGCACCCGCACCAAGACAGTGCTGACCGACGTCGGCCCGGTCGAGGTGAAGGTGCCGAGGGATGTGGCCGGCACCTTCGAGCCGCAGATCGTCAAAAAGCGGCAGCGCCGCCTGACCGGAGTCGACGAGATGGTGCTGTCGCTGTCCGCGAAGGGTCTGACCCATGGGGAGATATCGGCTCATCTGGCCGAGGTGTACGGGGCAGAGGTGTCGAAGCAGACCATCACCACCATCACGGACAAGGTGATGGAAGGCATGGCCGAATGGCAGTCACGTCCGCTGGATCGCGTCTACCCGGTCGTCTTCGTGGACGCCATCAACGTGAAGATCCGCGACGGCCATGTCGCCAACCGGCCGATATACATCGCCATGGCTGTGACCGTCGAGGGCACCCGGGACATCCTGGGGATCTGGGCAGGTGATGGCGGCGAGGGTGCCAAGCACTGGCTCAGTGTGTTCACCGAGCTCCGCAACCGTGGCGTCGAGGACGTGCTCATGCTCGTCTGTGACGGATTGAAGGGCCTGCCGGACGCGGTCGAGACCGTCTGGCCGCGAACTGTGGTGCAAACGTGCATAGTTCATCTGATTCGGAACAGCATCCGCTACGTGGCCCGGCAGGACTGGGACAAGGTCGCGAAGGATCTCAAGCCCGTCTACACCGCCCCGGGCGAGGCCACCGCGACCGAACGGTTCCTGGAGTTCTCCGAGAAGTGGGGCACCAAGTATCCGGCCGTGATCAAGTTGTGGTCCGACGCCTGGGCCGAGATGGTGCCCTTCCTCTCCTTCGACGTCGAGATCCGCAAGGTGATCTGTTCAACGAACGCGATTGAGAGCGTGAACGCCCGCATCCGCAAGGCCGTGAGGGCTCGCGGCCACTTCCCGTCGGAGAACGCCGCGTTGAAGTGCGTCTACATGGCGCTCATGTCGCTGGATCCGACGGGCAAGGGTCGCCGTCGCTGGACAATGCGCTGGAAGGCCCCCCTGAACGCCTTCCAGATCGCCTTCGAAGGACGCCTCACCCCCACCACCAGCAACTGA
- a CDS encoding helix-turn-helix domain-containing protein: MKTQLLDEVVFRSEDVSAADRFDYWTELLGRTHAPMELRSDHADDFRASQRVLDLGAVTVWSHTFQPLVFRRTPKLIRQSDPETYHLSLVVRGSGTSVWRHRETDYKPHDLFINSSSLLNDLYSTGDPVQSVALEVPKALLPLPRDVAGRIVGAPVSARQGIGALLAQFLTRLTADPAAYQPCDRPRLAAVVISLVAALFAHLLEADHCLPLETRQQALTFRIQAFIREHLHDPHLTPSTIAAAHHISTSYLHRLFQDEDATVAAWIRHLRMEAARRDLADPALRTTPIHTIAARWGFPRASDFSRAHRAAYGTTPKDHRHQALLHCE; the protein is encoded by the coding sequence GTGAAGACACAGTTGTTGGACGAAGTGGTGTTCCGGAGCGAGGACGTGTCCGCGGCGGACCGGTTCGACTATTGGACCGAGCTCTTGGGCCGTACCCATGCGCCCATGGAGCTGCGCAGCGATCACGCCGACGACTTCCGCGCCTCCCAGCGCGTGCTGGACCTCGGTGCCGTCACCGTGTGGTCTCACACGTTCCAACCGCTAGTGTTCCGGCGCACGCCCAAGCTGATCCGGCAGTCCGACCCTGAGACCTATCACCTGTCACTCGTCGTTCGCGGGAGCGGGACGAGCGTGTGGCGGCACCGGGAGACCGACTACAAGCCGCACGACCTGTTCATCAACTCGTCCTCGCTGCTCAACGACCTCTACAGCACGGGGGACCCGGTCCAGTCGGTGGCGCTGGAGGTTCCCAAAGCCCTGCTGCCCCTGCCGCGCGACGTGGCCGGCCGGATCGTCGGGGCGCCGGTGTCAGCCCGGCAAGGCATCGGGGCCCTGCTGGCTCAGTTCCTCACCCGGTTGACAGCGGACCCGGCGGCGTACCAGCCCTGCGACCGGCCACGTCTGGCCGCCGTCGTAATCTCTCTGGTCGCCGCGCTCTTCGCCCATCTACTCGAAGCCGACCACTGCCTGCCCCTGGAGACCCGCCAGCAGGCCCTCACCTTCCGTATCCAGGCGTTCATCCGGGAGCACCTGCACGACCCGCACCTCACCCCGAGCACGATCGCCGCCGCACATCACATCTCCACCAGCTACCTGCACCGCCTCTTCCAGGACGAAGACGCCACAGTCGCCGCATGGATACGCCACCTGCGCATGGAGGCAGCCCGCCGCGACCTCGCCGACCCAGCCCTGCGCACCACCCCCATCCACACCATTGCTGCCCGCTGGGGATTTCCTCGCGCATCCGACTTCAGCCGCGCCCACCGCGCGGCCTACGGCACCACCCCCAAGGACCACCGGCACCAAGCTCTCCTCCACTGTGAGTGA
- a CDS encoding transposase: MDTGHGNAKSEGIDRVIKLVARKAFGFRNADNQRLRTHCVTARRARGHLRTAQL; the protein is encoded by the coding sequence ATCGACACCGGGCACGGAAACGCCAAGAGCGAAGGCATCGACCGCGTGATCAAGCTCGTCGCCCGCAAGGCGTTCGGCTTCCGCAACGCCGACAACCAACGACTACGGACACACTGCGTCACCGCACGCCGAGCCCGCGGACACCTCCGCACCGCTCAACTTTGA
- a CDS encoding DUF4158 domain-containing protein: MAFLTDDQRRSYGTFTAVPNDGQLAGYFLLDREARRRAMACRGARSQLGYGVQLGTVRAVRWR, encoded by the coding sequence GTGGCGTTCCTGACCGACGACCAGCGCCGCAGCTACGGTACGTTTACCGCCGTACCGAACGACGGGCAGTTGGCCGGCTACTTCCTGCTGGACCGCGAGGCGAGGCGGCGGGCGATGGCCTGCCGGGGCGCCAGATCGCAGCTCGGCTACGGCGTCCAGCTCGGCACCGTGCGGGCGGTGCGGTGGCGCTGA
- a CDS encoding ISL3 family transposase, whose protein sequence is MDNSTTLLLDLDGLAVVSVERLEDGTRRVHLTTADEGARACPSCGVVASRVKGSAITRPRDLPYGEHGLEFRWHKRRWYCPDPQCPRKSFTEQIPQIPAGARITMRLRNAAGRRIRDAGSTAIQAARDLHLSWPTVMNAFRTQAREVIEAPQPEVDVLGIDETRRGRPRWEQDPITGKWHLVRDRWHTGFVDALGAGGLLGQVEGRTVANVLAWLATTPLTWRKSIKYVAIDMSTTYRAAVRTGLPQATVVVDHFHVVRLANKMLSTVRRRTTAEVRGRRGRASDPEWKARRRLLRNREDSPPSSSPRCGTRCWAREGSGRPS, encoded by the coding sequence TTGGACAACTCCACGACGTTGCTGCTCGATCTGGACGGTCTGGCCGTCGTTTCGGTCGAGCGGCTGGAGGACGGCACCCGGCGGGTGCACCTGACCACGGCGGACGAGGGCGCGCGGGCCTGCCCGTCCTGCGGGGTGGTCGCCTCCCGGGTGAAGGGCTCAGCCATCACCCGGCCCCGTGATCTCCCATACGGGGAACACGGGTTGGAGTTTCGCTGGCACAAGCGCCGCTGGTACTGCCCGGACCCGCAGTGCCCGAGGAAGTCGTTCACCGAGCAGATCCCGCAGATACCGGCCGGCGCGCGGATCACCATGCGGCTGCGCAATGCCGCCGGGCGCCGGATACGCGATGCTGGGTCCACCGCCATCCAAGCCGCCCGAGACCTGCACCTGTCCTGGCCGACCGTGATGAATGCCTTTCGCACCCAGGCCCGTGAGGTCATCGAGGCGCCGCAGCCAGAAGTGGACGTGCTGGGCATCGACGAGACCCGGCGAGGACGACCGCGCTGGGAGCAAGACCCCATCACTGGCAAGTGGCATCTGGTGCGAGATCGGTGGCACACCGGATTCGTCGACGCCCTGGGCGCCGGCGGCCTGCTCGGCCAGGTCGAGGGCCGCACCGTCGCCAATGTGCTCGCCTGGCTCGCCACCACCCCGCTGACCTGGAGAAAGAGCATCAAGTACGTGGCCATCGACATGTCCACCACCTATCGGGCCGCCGTCCGCACCGGCCTGCCCCAGGCCACCGTTGTCGTCGACCACTTCCACGTCGTCCGGCTCGCCAACAAGATGCTGTCCACCGTCCGGCGCCGCACCACTGCTGAGGTCCGCGGCCGGCGCGGACGTGCCAGTGACCCGGAGTGGAAGGCCCGCCGACGCCTGCTGCGCAACCGCGAGGACTCACCGCCGAGCAGTTCGCCACGATGTGGAACGCGCTGCTGGGCGAGGGAAGGATCGGGCAGACCCTCCTGA
- a CDS encoding transposase, whose product MWNALLGEGRIGQTLLTAWIAKENLRNLLALARTGADRNQVGYARWKFLTWCADSDIPEVRQLAATIDRWWPEIAAFIDTGHSNAKSEGINRVIKLVARAAFGFRNADNQRLRTHCVTTRRARGHLRTAQL is encoded by the coding sequence ATGTGGAACGCGCTGCTGGGCGAGGGAAGGATCGGGCAGACCCTCCTGACGGCATGGATCGCCAAGGAGAACCTGCGCAATCTCCTCGCCCTGGCGCGAACCGGCGCCGACCGCAACCAAGTCGGATACGCACGCTGGAAGTTCCTCACCTGGTGCGCGGACTCCGACATCCCCGAGGTGCGGCAGCTCGCCGCCACCATCGACCGCTGGTGGCCCGAGATCGCCGCGTTCATCGACACCGGGCACAGCAACGCCAAGAGCGAAGGCATCAACCGCGTGATCAAGCTTGTCGCCCGCGCAGCGTTCGGCTTCCGCAACGCTGACAACCAACGACTACGCACACACTGCGTCACCACCCGCCGAGCCCGCGGACACCTCCGCACCGCTCAACTTTGA